The following nucleotide sequence is from Trifolium pratense cultivar HEN17-A07 linkage group LG2, ARS_RC_1.1, whole genome shotgun sequence.
tcttcttcatcacAAGGACATCATGTGATGGGACACTGTACATGTGGTATGTTTCATGGACAAAACAacaattcttcttcttcattctcaATGTTATTCTCTAAACCTTATGATGAAACTGTTGATAATACATATTGTttcacttcttcttcttcttcaacttcttcTGTGGATTGTACTCTTTCTCTTGGAACACCATCCACTCGTTTATGTGAAGATGAAGAGAAAAGAAACCGTTGTTCTGTTAAAAACTTTTGCTGGGATTTACTTACTCCTAAACAGTACAACAGTGTTCAGTCTCAAACAAAGGTAACACGTGGAAATggaaacaacaataataataacaacaatgaTTCTCTTCTTGCTCGTAGATGTGCTAACTGTGACACTACTTCTACACCTCTTTGGAGAAATGGCCCTCGTGGCCCAAAGGtaaaaatactaaatattttagTATGTTAATAATTACTTATCACATAATCACTTATAAGTGCTGATGATTGcatcagaaaaataaaatataagtgcTTGTGTTTAAACCACTAGTAAATC
It contains:
- the LOC123910322 gene encoding GATA transcription factor 18-like, which codes for MMHHLSSSSQGHHVMGHCTCGMFHGQNNNSSSSFSMLFSKPYDETVDNTYCFTSSSSSTSSVDCTLSLGTPSTRLCEDEEKRNRCSVKNFCWDLLTPKQYNSVQSQTKVTRGNGNNNNNNNNDSLLARRCANCDTTSTPLWRNGPRGPKSLCNACGIRFKKEERRATAAATTPPTAATIGVMEPTPMYNNNNNSWYVHPQNQKMQCFSPAMSNEFRFIDETDRDSENGIPFLSWRLNVTDRTSFVHDFTR